The DNA window CAGACCGACGCGTTCACCGAGGCAGGAACGGAAACCGAAACCGAGAACGACGAATCGACTTTCGAGACCAACGAGGGAGCCACGGACGTCGAGAACTCACGGCTCGATTCGTGGGCGGTGCCGCCCGCGGAGGACGGGGAGGACGGCCGATGAGGATCAAACGCCTCCGGCTCGAAAACGTCCGGAGCTACAACGACCAGGAAATCGAGTTCCCCGACGGTGTCACGCTGGTCCACGGCGAGAACGGCGCGGGGAAGACCTCCCTGCTGATGGGGATCTTCGGTGGCCTCTTCCTCTCGAAGATCACCACTGTGGGGTCGAACAGCTTCACCCTCGACGACCTCGTTCGACGTGGCGAGGACACCGCGCGGGTCGAGCTCGCCTTCGAGGTCGACGGGGCGGAGTACACCACCGAATGGACGGTCCACAACACCAGCACGGCGTCGAGCGCCGAACTCACGTCACCGGCGCTCTCCTCGCCCGTGACGGGCGTCCGCGACGTTCGTGCGACGGTGGCGCGACTCGTCGGGATGGACGCCGAAGACTTCGCGAGTTCGGTCTACGTCAAACAGGGCGAGGTCGACCGGCTCATCGACGACGACGACCGGACGACGACCATCGATAGCCTGCTCGGGCTCGACGCGATCGACCGCCACACCGAACGGATGAAACAGGCCCGTCGGGCGGCAGGTCGCGTCCGCGACGCCAACGCCGAGCGCCGCCGTGGCCATGAGGAGGACCGCGCCGAGTACGACCGCGACGAAGCCGATTTCGGGCGGGCGATCGCCGAGCTCACCGACGATATCGACGACGCGGAGGGGAAAGCCGAGATGGCCGAGGAGTACCTCGACGACCTCAAGGAGTTCCGTCGGGAGAAAGTGGCGGCGCTCGAACGCTACGAGGAACTCATCGAGGAACGGCAGGCGAAGGCGACGCAGATCGAGCGTGTCGAGGCGAAACGCGCCGACCAACGCTCGACGATCGAGGCGGCCGAAGACGACATCGCGACGGCGGAGGACGAGGTCGAACGGATCGAAGCCGAGATCGCCGACCTGTCGGACGAGGTCGACCACGACCTCTCGACCGAAGCGAAGGCGGAAGCGGCGCGCGCAGCGGTCGCCGACACCCTTACCGAGGCGAGCGCCGAGCGTGCCACAGCGAAGAGCGAGCTCGATGCCGCACGCGACGAACGCGACCGGCTCGACACCGAGCACGACGAGACCGCCGAGACCCTCGACGACCTCGTCGACGAACGCGACGCGCTCCGTGAACGACTGGCCACCATCGACGAGCGCATCGACGAGGCCGAGACGACGACCGAGACGGCGCTCGAAAAGCGCCGCCGTCGTGTCGGGTCGTTCCTCCCGGATACCGAACCAGTAGACGTGGACGACGACCACCGCGAGGCGGTCGAGGAACGCGTCGAAACCCTCAACGAGAAACGCGAGGACGCCACGAACGACCTCACCGCGGCGCGGACGAAACGCGAGGCGAAGACGTCCGCTCTGGACGAGGCACGGGCGGAACGTTCGGATCTCGAAGATCGGCTCGATGACCTGACCGAACGGCGCACGTCGCTCCACGAGGAGATCGAGACCGAAAAGGCGGCGCTCGACGGGGCGGTCGAGGAACTCGACGACCGGATCGCGGAGCTCGACCCGGTCGACGGGCTCGATGCCGACATCACGGCCGAGACCCTTGACGAGGTTCGCACCGAACGCCTCCCCGCGCTCCGCGACGAACGCACCGACGCCCTCAGCGACGCCAAAAGCACCGTCGCCGCCCTCCGTACCGAAGCACAGCGCTACGAGGACGACCTCGACGAGTTTCGAGAGCTCGGTCCGGGGTCGACGTGCCCGACCTGCGGGCAGACGGTTTCGGAGGCGCACGTCGTCGAGGAGATAGACGAGTTGGAGGACTCGCTCGCCGACGTTCGCCAGCGCCTCGCGTCCGCGGAGCGCGAGCGGGATTCGCTCGCGGCGGACGTGACCGGCATCGATTCGCTCCGCGAGGACGTCGTGGCGGCCATCGACTATCGCGACGACGTTCTCGAAGAGCACCGAGCGGCGCTCGAGACCCTCCGCGAGGAAGAGAGTGACATCGATGCGGAGGTCGCCGAGACCAGCGACGCAGTCGAGGAGACGGAGGCGGAGATCGAGCGCATCGAGGGCGAGATCGAGACGCTCGACGAGCGCATCGAGGAACTCGAAACCGAGGAGCGAAAGGCACGTGGAGCCGTCTCCGCCGGCGAAAACGTACTGGAGACGTTCGAGACCGTCGCCGAACGCCGCGAGATGCTCGCCGACATCGAGGACGAACGTGCGGATACCGAAGACGACATCACCGATGTCGACGACGAGATCGAGGCGGCAGAGGAGCGGCTCGAATCACTCGACGAGACACTCGAAACGGCGCACGAGACGATCGAGGAGCGCGGAACGGTGCTCGACGAGGCCCGCGAGCGAGTCGAGCACATCGAGGACGAGCGATCCACGGTCGAAGCCATCATCGAGCGCTACGACGAGATCGACGACCACGAGACGACGATCGCCGAGGAAACCCAGCGCATCGCGGGGGCCGAACGCGCCATCGAGGACTTCAACGAACAGCTGGCGACGCTCGAACACGAACACGACGCCATCGAGAACGAACTCGGCGAGCACGACGGTCGGGAGGCCATCGAGGCCGAGATCGAGGAGACCGATTCGCGTATCGAACAGCGCGAGGCGACACGTGAGGAGTACACTACCCGAGCACGGCGTCTCCGGGACGAGCGCAACCGACTCGAGCTCGAACGAGATGCTTTGGTTCGCCTGAACGAACGAATCGACGAGTGCGAACGCAAGGAGCGATGGGCCGACGGGATCTACGACGAGACCGAAACGGTTCTCTCGACCTATCAGGCAGTGAAATCCGAGCTCCGCGAGGAGTACCTCGCCTACATCAACGAGTACACCAACGAGGTCTTCGGGAAGATCTACAAGAACGCGGGCTATCAGCAGGTGCTGATCGAGGAGGTCCACAACGAGCGCCGCGAGACCTACGACTACGCGATCCGACTCCTGCGTGGCGACGGCACGCGCGAGAACCCAAAGAACGCGAGCGGTGGCGAGCGCGCCATCGTCAACCTCGCGCTCCGGGCGGGTATCTATCGTCTCATCGCGGGCATGGGCGGCGGCGACCGAAGCGGTCTCCCGCCGTTCATCCTCGACGAACCAACGACGTTCCTCGACGAGGGTCATGTGGGCCAGCTCGAACGGATGCTTCGCACGCTCGACGAGTGGGACGTGCCACAGGTGATCGTGGTGAGCCACGACGAACGCCTGATCCACGGTGCGGACCACGAGTGCCTCGTGCGCAAGGACCCTGGGACGAAGACCTCGCACGCCGAGATGCGGGTCGCCGGCGACCCCGACTCCACCGGCGGTGGTCCCGACGACCCAGAGGAGTTGAGTGTCGTCGGGTCCGGAGGTGACGATTGAATGGACCAGACCGCCTTCGGGGTCGTGAAGGAACTGTTCGGGCATATCGACAACAGCGTCCCCGACGAACCCACCTCACAGACCGAACACGCACGTCGGCTGTTCTCGCTGCTCGCGCGCGAGGGTGGCCAGGTCGAAGCGCTCGGCGAAGTGAGGTGTATGAAAACGCCGATGGCGGACCTCGGAACGTGGAACGAGGACCCGTGGCCCGAGCACACCTACGGGATCGACGCCAGCACCACCCGACCGATCGAGTACAACAACGGTCTCGTCGTCGATACCGCGAGCGCGAAGCTCGGGGTTGCGGGGACGGATGGCAACCGGGACCTCGAACGCGACGGCACGATCCGCTCGGTGTTGTACTTCGACGACGACGATAGCCGGTTCTTCTCCGAGACCTTCGAGGGCGACGAGGGCCGTGTCGACGGCGAGGTGCTCGCCTTCCCCGGAACCGCCGACCGGACCTCCGACGTCACGCGGTGGGTCTCGACGGCGGCCCAGCGCCTTGCGGAGGGACGGCACGCGCTCGCCTCCGCCGATGCGATCGACGGGGCACTGTTCTTCGATGGCTCCGTTTACCCGTTGGGGGTCCTCTACTGGCTCATGCTGGACACCGTCGACCGAATGCCGGTGCCCTCGACGTGGGACGTGCCGCAGACGATCGCGGAGCACTACGTCGGCGTGATCGACCGGCTCTACGAGCGGGGTCTCCCGGTGATCGGGGTGGTGAAGACGTCGATGACCGGGCAGGTGCTCGACGCGCTCGAAACCAAGATCGAGACCCACGACCTCACCGACGAGAACGGGCTCCGGCTCGACGTGCCGTGGCGGCGCGACCATCAGTTCGTGAGCGAGGTCCTGCGAGACGACAGCCTGAATCACTTGACCTACACGTCGTGGTTCGTCCACGAGCAGGCGATCGACAACCGGCCGTTCGAGATGCTCTCGACGGTGGCCGACGCGCTCGACCACGGTGAACCCGCCGACTACCGGCGGGCGTTCTTCTACGTCCGGCTGCCAAGGACGGGTGGGGTGTTCCGGGTCGAAGCCCCGTTGCTCTTCCTCGGAGACGACGCCCAGCGCGAGGCGGTACAGCGAAAGGCGCTGAAGGAGATCGCTCGGAACGGCGACGTCCCCCGAGCGGTCACCCGTGCCGACAAGATCGCCCGGATCAGCCCCGACAACCGAAAGACCATCGAGAAGTTCATCACCTCGGCCGAGAGCCAGTTCGACTACAACCAGGACGGCCGGTGGAAGGATATCGAGGACCCAAGCGAGGTAGACCAATGAGCAACAATCCACTCGACGACGACCCGTTCGCGACGGACGACGAACAGTCCACTGCCGACGACACCGCCGCCGCTGTGGATGCGGACGGTGGAACCGACACCACAGTAGAGAGCAGTAGCACGGATGGCAGCGGCGGCGGGACGGCGCTCTCGGAACAACAGGTCCCGAGTTCGGCGACCGACCTCGGCCCCCGCGAAGTGGGCCACGTGCTCGCGAGCGAGACGATCCACGTCAGTCGAAGCGAGTACACGGTGAACGCTTACATCGCCACCGAGCGCCGTGACCAGGTGCGAGTGGGCGATTACGTCGGGGTCTCGTATCCCGCGAGCGACGACAGGCTGTTCGCCGCCGTCGACGGGTTGCGCTACGAACCCTACACCGACCTCGACGACCGCTCGGACGTCCACAACCGGATCAATCGGGGGTCCGCACTCGACGAGTCGGAGTACGTGCTGGTGGCCGAACTCGAACCCATCACCATCCTCTCGGTCGAAGCGGATGGGGCGGAAGACCCCGAAGGAGCGCTGTCGCGTGGCATCGTGAACAAGGTACCGAAGCCGAACACCGAGGTCGAGCGCGTCGAGGACGAGCCGACCTTGCGCGAGGGGCTCAACATCCCACACTCGGGGATATTCTGTGGCTACCTCTCCGTGGGTGGCGACGCAATGGAGGTCGGTGGCGAACCGTTCCCGTACTACCTCTCGAACCCCGGTATCGGTCCCACTGGCGAGGTCGAGTCGGGCGAGCCAGCGGTCTTCCGTCACGCGCTCGTCGCCGGCTCGACGGGGAAGGGGAAGACCCACTTCGCGAAGAACCTCCTCCGACAGTTCATGGGCGAGAAGCGCTACCCGATCGAGAATCACAGTACGGGAGACCTCGAACGGAGTCGGCTCAATACGGTCGTCTTCGACCCCGAAAACGAGTACTGGCAGATGCGCGAGGACGGTGCGATCCCGCCGGAGGACCGGCGACGGCTCGAACGCGCGGGAGTCGAGGTGGGCGGCGTCGATAGTCTGGAGGTGTTCGTCCCCGACGTGGCGAACACCACCCCGCCGTCGACTGGCGAGAGCCGATCCTTCTCGATCCCGTTCTCGCTGGTGCGCTCGCGACCCGAACTCCTGATGCCGTACGACCCGACACCAGTGACCCGCGGGGCGCTCGAAGGCTGTCTCTCGTCGTACTTCGACCAGGAGGACGCACGGCCGACCTACGAGGCGTTCATCCACTATCTCGACAGGAACTCACACGAGGACAGCGTGCTTCGAGCGCGACACGAGATCGCCGACGGGACGTGGAGCGCGGTGATGCGCCGCGTGAAAGACGACGTGTTCACCGACGTGTTCGACGGCGGCGGTGACGGGGGAACCGGCGCGAACCCGCTCGACGACATCTCCGGGGAACTGTTCCGCGAGGGGCAAGTGACGGTGATTCCGACGGGCCATCTCCGCGGCGGGAAGGAAGAGCTCACCGTCCTCACGGTGCTGTCCTACGTGATCGAGAACAAGATCTCGGACCACGACGTCGATACGCACATCAAGGACACCCCGATGCTGATGAGCATCGACGAGGCGCACAACTACCTCTCGGGCGCGGACACGCTTCGTGGCCAGTACATCATCCGTCGAGCACGCGAGGCCGCGAAACAGGGCCGGAAGGACAAACTCGGGCTCCTGATGATCACCCAGAACCCGGAGGACATCGACGACGAGGTGTTGAAACAGACCAACACCAACGTCTTCCTCGGTCTCCGGGACGAAGTGGTCGAGCGGGTCCCATCGGTTCCCTCGGAGTTCAAACGCGATATCCCGAAGTTCGGCAAGGGGCAGGCGGTCGTCAAAGCCCCCGATGTCGAGGCGGTCGAGGTCGTCGGCCTCCCGTTCTGTGTCACGAAACACTCGTAGCTCTCGGCGGTTCGAAAGCTCCGTCCGGGCCCGGCGAGTGCCGCGCTATTCCGTCGACCCGAACCCTCTTATGAAACACAGCCCTATCCGGTCCCAATGACCGACACGGTGGACGAGGGGTCACAGCCCTACGATACGGACGCCTCGAATCAGGAGAAACTCGACGCGCTCGAAGAGCGGATCGAGATCCTCGACACCCAGAACGAGGAGATGCGCGACAAGCTGCTCGACGCGAACGCCGAGAACAACAAGTTCCAGCAGAAGCTCGAACGCCTGAACCACGAGAACAAGAAGCTCAAACAGTCGCCGCTGTTCGTCGCCACGGTCCAGGAGATCACCGACGACGGCAGCGTGATCATCAAACAGCACGGCAACAACCAGGAGGCGCTGACCCAGGTCACCGACGAGACCCGCGAGTCGCTCGAACCGGGCTCGCGCGTCGCGGTCAACAACTCGCTGTCGGTGGTTACGGACCTCTCGAACGAGACCGACGTCCGGGCGCGCGTGATGGAGGTCGAGGAGAGCCCCGGCGTGGAGTACACCGACATCGGCGGGCTGACCGAACAGATGAACGAGGTGCGCGAGACCGTCGAAATGCCGCTCGAAAGCCCGGAGATGTTCACCGACGTCGGGATCGACCCACCCTCCGGCATCCTGCTTCACGGCCCGCCCGGCACGGGGAAGACGATGCTCGCCAAGGCCGTCGCGAACCAGACCGACGCGACGTTCATCAAGATGGCGGGCTCCGAGCTCGTCCACAAGTTCATCGGCGAGGGCGCGAAGCTCGTTCGCGACCTCTTCGAGGTCGCCCGCGAGCACGAACCGGCGGTCATCTTCATCGACGAGATCGACGCCATCGCCTCGAAACGAACGGACTCGAAGACCTCCGGCGACGCCGAGGTCCAGCGGACGATGATGCAGCTCCTCAGCGAGATGGACGGCTTCGAGGAGCGCGGCGAGGTCCGGATCATCGCCGCCACCAACCGCTTCGACATGCTCGACCGAGCGATCCTCCGCCCCGGTCGGTTCGACCGCCTCATCGAGGTCCCCAAACCCGACGCCGAGGGCCGCGAGAAGATCTTCGAGATCCACACCCGCGGGATGAACCTCGCCGACGACGTCACCTTCGAGGCGCTCGCCGAGGAGATCTCCGGTGCGAGCGGCGCACAGATCAAGGCGATCTGCACCGAGGCCGGGATGTTCGCGATCCGCGAGGACCGCACCGAGGTCCGGATGACGGACTTCCACGAGGCGTGGGCGAAGATCGACGCCGACGAGGACGCCGACGAGGACGAGGTCTCGAAGACGTTCGCCTAGCCACCTTTTGCTGCGGTCGCTCACTTCGTTCGCTCCCTGGCAAAATGTGGATCAAAAGCGCGTCGGGTTCCTTTCAGTCACCCTCGCGCCCGCTCGCTCGGCTCCGCCTCGCTCGCGGTACGACACCTAACTTCCCCGCAACCGCCCTGCACAGCACCGCCAAAGCCCTCGCCGCGCGCTCCTTTCGGTCGCTTCTCACTCGGCCTACGGCCTCGTTCGCGCGGCTCGCCCTTCATCCGCCAGGTTCCACGACCGCATCCGCAGACCGCCATCCGGCCGCCACCGCACCGCCGCAGCGGCCGCACCGCATCCGCACTGCCCCGCTCAGTGCTCCGTCGCCGGGACACCCGCGACCGTCGTCCCGGGTTCGACGTCCTCAACGACGAGGGAGTTCGCGGCCACCCGCGCGTCGGCTCCGATCTCGACACCCGGCAACACGATGGCCCCCGCACCGATCATCGCGCGCTCGCCGACGACGATCTCACCGGTCCGGTACTCGTCCTGCAGGAACTCGTGGCACAGCAGCGTCGCATCGTAACCGATGATCGCGTCGTCGCGAACGGTGATGAGCTCGGGCCAGAAGACGTCCGGCGTGGATTCGAGCCCCCACGAGACGCCACGACCGATCGTGACGCCGAGCCGCCGGAGCAGCCAGTTCTTGAGCCGGAGACTCGGGTTGAGTCGCACCAGCCAGATCACGGCGTAGTTGCGCGCCACGACCAGCGGGGACTTCGCGTCGGTCCAGGACCACAGCGAGTTCCGCGATCCGGGGGTGGCGTGGTGTTCGATCCG is part of the Halococcus hamelinensis 100A6 genome and encodes:
- a CDS encoding AAA family ATPase, which gives rise to MRIKRLRLENVRSYNDQEIEFPDGVTLVHGENGAGKTSLLMGIFGGLFLSKITTVGSNSFTLDDLVRRGEDTARVELAFEVDGAEYTTEWTVHNTSTASSAELTSPALSSPVTGVRDVRATVARLVGMDAEDFASSVYVKQGEVDRLIDDDDRTTTIDSLLGLDAIDRHTERMKQARRAAGRVRDANAERRRGHEEDRAEYDRDEADFGRAIAELTDDIDDAEGKAEMAEEYLDDLKEFRREKVAALERYEELIEERQAKATQIERVEAKRADQRSTIEAAEDDIATAEDEVERIEAEIADLSDEVDHDLSTEAKAEAARAAVADTLTEASAERATAKSELDAARDERDRLDTEHDETAETLDDLVDERDALRERLATIDERIDEAETTTETALEKRRRRVGSFLPDTEPVDVDDDHREAVEERVETLNEKREDATNDLTAARTKREAKTSALDEARAERSDLEDRLDDLTERRTSLHEEIETEKAALDGAVEELDDRIAELDPVDGLDADITAETLDEVRTERLPALRDERTDALSDAKSTVAALRTEAQRYEDDLDEFRELGPGSTCPTCGQTVSEAHVVEEIDELEDSLADVRQRLASAERERDSLAADVTGIDSLREDVVAAIDYRDDVLEEHRAALETLREEESDIDAEVAETSDAVEETEAEIERIEGEIETLDERIEELETEERKARGAVSAGENVLETFETVAERREMLADIEDERADTEDDITDVDDEIEAAEERLESLDETLETAHETIEERGTVLDEARERVEHIEDERSTVEAIIERYDEIDDHETTIAEETQRIAGAERAIEDFNEQLATLEHEHDAIENELGEHDGREAIEAEIEETDSRIEQREATREEYTTRARRLRDERNRLELERDALVRLNERIDECERKERWADGIYDETETVLSTYQAVKSELREEYLAYINEYTNEVFGKIYKNAGYQQVLIEEVHNERRETYDYAIRLLRGDGTRENPKNASGGERAIVNLALRAGIYRLIAGMGGGDRSGLPPFILDEPTTFLDEGHVGQLERMLRTLDEWDVPQVIVVSHDERLIHGADHECLVRKDPGTKTSHAEMRVAGDPDSTGGGPDDPEELSVVGSGGDD
- a CDS encoding DNA double-strand break repair nuclease NurA, with translation MDQTAFGVVKELFGHIDNSVPDEPTSQTEHARRLFSLLAREGGQVEALGEVRCMKTPMADLGTWNEDPWPEHTYGIDASTTRPIEYNNGLVVDTASAKLGVAGTDGNRDLERDGTIRSVLYFDDDDSRFFSETFEGDEGRVDGEVLAFPGTADRTSDVTRWVSTAAQRLAEGRHALASADAIDGALFFDGSVYPLGVLYWLMLDTVDRMPVPSTWDVPQTIAEHYVGVIDRLYERGLPVIGVVKTSMTGQVLDALETKIETHDLTDENGLRLDVPWRRDHQFVSEVLRDDSLNHLTYTSWFVHEQAIDNRPFEMLSTVADALDHGEPADYRRAFFYVRLPRTGGVFRVEAPLLFLGDDAQREAVQRKALKEIARNGDVPRAVTRADKIARISPDNRKTIEKFITSAESQFDYNQDGRWKDIEDPSEVDQ
- a CDS encoding ATP-binding protein: MSNNPLDDDPFATDDEQSTADDTAAAVDADGGTDTTVESSSTDGSGGGTALSEQQVPSSATDLGPREVGHVLASETIHVSRSEYTVNAYIATERRDQVRVGDYVGVSYPASDDRLFAAVDGLRYEPYTDLDDRSDVHNRINRGSALDESEYVLVAELEPITILSVEADGAEDPEGALSRGIVNKVPKPNTEVERVEDEPTLREGLNIPHSGIFCGYLSVGGDAMEVGGEPFPYYLSNPGIGPTGEVESGEPAVFRHALVAGSTGKGKTHFAKNLLRQFMGEKRYPIENHSTGDLERSRLNTVVFDPENEYWQMREDGAIPPEDRRRLERAGVEVGGVDSLEVFVPDVANTTPPSTGESRSFSIPFSLVRSRPELLMPYDPTPVTRGALEGCLSSYFDQEDARPTYEAFIHYLDRNSHEDSVLRARHEIADGTWSAVMRRVKDDVFTDVFDGGGDGGTGANPLDDISGELFREGQVTVIPTGHLRGGKEELTVLTVLSYVIENKISDHDVDTHIKDTPMLMSIDEAHNYLSGADTLRGQYIIRRAREAAKQGRKDKLGLLMITQNPEDIDDEVLKQTNTNVFLGLRDEVVERVPSVPSEFKRDIPKFGKGQAVVKAPDVEAVEVVGLPFCVTKHS
- the pan1 gene encoding proteasome-activating nucleotidase Pan1; its protein translation is MTDTVDEGSQPYDTDASNQEKLDALEERIEILDTQNEEMRDKLLDANAENNKFQQKLERLNHENKKLKQSPLFVATVQEITDDGSVIIKQHGNNQEALTQVTDETRESLEPGSRVAVNNSLSVVTDLSNETDVRARVMEVEESPGVEYTDIGGLTEQMNEVRETVEMPLESPEMFTDVGIDPPSGILLHGPPGTGKTMLAKAVANQTDATFIKMAGSELVHKFIGEGAKLVRDLFEVAREHEPAVIFIDEIDAIASKRTDSKTSGDAEVQRTMMQLLSEMDGFEERGEVRIIAATNRFDMLDRAILRPGRFDRLIEVPKPDAEGREKIFEIHTRGMNLADDVTFEALAEEISGASGAQIKAICTEAGMFAIREDRTEVRMTDFHEAWAKIDADEDADEDEVSKTFA
- a CDS encoding acyltransferase → MVSRHDRIEHHATPGSRNSLWSWTDAKSPLVVARNYAVIWLVRLNPSLRLKNWLLRRLGVTIGRGVSWGLESTPDVFWPELITVRDDAIIGYDATLLCHEFLQDEYRTGEIVVGERAMIGAGAIVLPGVEIGADARVAANSLVVEDVEPGTTVAGVPATEH